A single window of Cellulomonas sp. NTE-D12 DNA harbors:
- the rplL gene encoding 50S ribosomal protein L7/L12 has product MAKLSTAELIDAFKELTLIELSEFVKAFEETFEVTAAAPVAVASAPAAGGAAEAEEVEEKTSFDVVLETVGDKKIQVIKEVRALTSLGLKEAKDLVDGAPKPVLEGVNKEAADKAVAALEGAGATVSVK; this is encoded by the coding sequence ATGGCGAAGCTGTCCACCGCCGAGCTCATCGACGCGTTCAAGGAGCTCACGCTCATCGAGCTGTCCGAGTTCGTCAAGGCGTTCGAGGAGACCTTCGAGGTCACCGCCGCCGCCCCCGTCGCCGTCGCGTCCGCGCCGGCCGCCGGTGGCGCCGCCGAGGCCGAGGAGGTCGAGGAGAAGACCTCCTTCGACGTCGTCCTCGAGACCGTCGGCGACAAGAAGATCCAGGTCATCAAGGAGGTGCGCGCCCTGACGAGCCTCGGCCTGAAGGAGGCCAAGGACCTCGTCGACGGCGCCCCGAAGCCGGTTCTCGAGGGTGTCAACAAGGAGGCCGCGGACAAGGCCGTCGCCGCCCTCGAGGGCGCTGGCGCGACCGTCTCGGTCAAGTGA
- the rplJ gene encoding 50S ribosomal protein L10, translated as MARPDKAAAVAELTEQFRGSNAALLTEYRGLTVAQLKSLRKALSGNANYAVVKNTLTAIAARDAGLEGFADELKGPSAIAFVTGDPVATAKGLRDFAKANPALVIKGGVLDGRSLTAADVTKLADLESREVLLAKAAGAMKAKLYQAAYLFTAPAAQAVRTVEALRAKRDESEQSAA; from the coding sequence ATGGCGAGGCCGGACAAGGCAGCCGCGGTCGCTGAGCTCACGGAGCAGTTCCGTGGGTCGAACGCGGCGCTGCTGACCGAGTACCGCGGGCTCACCGTCGCGCAGCTCAAGTCGCTGCGTAAGGCGCTCAGCGGTAACGCGAACTACGCCGTGGTGAAGAACACGCTGACCGCGATCGCGGCCAGGGACGCCGGGCTCGAGGGCTTCGCGGACGAGCTGAAGGGCCCGTCCGCCATCGCCTTCGTCACCGGTGACCCGGTTGCGACCGCCAAGGGTCTGCGTGACTTCGCCAAGGCGAACCCCGCCCTGGTCATCAAGGGGGGCGTGCTCGACGGCCGCTCCCTGACCGCGGCGGACGTCACCAAGCTCGCGGACCTCGAGTCCCGCGAGGTTCTGCTGGCCAAGGCGGCCGGCGCGATGAAGGCCAAGCTCTACCAGGCCGCTTACCTGTTCACGGCGCCGGCGGCCCAGGCCGTCCGCACCGTCGAGGCCCTGCGCGCCAAGCGCGACGAGTCCGAGCAGTCCGCGGCCTGA
- the rpoB gene encoding DNA-directed RNA polymerase subunit beta, whose translation MAASRTPSAPSADAIATRTASRRISFARISEPLEVPDLLGLQTESFDWLLGNERWQARVAAALETGRQDVPQTAGLEEIFEEISPIEDFGGSMSLSFREHRFEPAKYTADECKEKDFTFAAPLFVTAEFVNYTTGEIKSQTVFMGDFPLMTDKGTFIINGTERVVVSQLVRSPGVYFERVADKTSDKDVLTAKMIPSRGAWLEFEIDKRDNVGVRVDRKRKQNATVLLKALGMTDSEIRAEFADFPAVLDTLDKDHVQTQDESLLDLYRKIRPGEPPTVEAGRALLDNFYFNPKRYDLAKVGRYKLNKKLGRDAALSDSVLSREDIVATIKYLASLHIDRTSMAGVRNGEAIEVRVETDDIDHFGNRRIRAVGELIQNQVRTGLSRMERVVRERMTTQDVEAITPQTLINIRPVVASIKEFFGTSQLSQFMDQNNPLAGLTHKRRLSALGPGGLSRDRAGMEVRDVHPSHYGRMCPIETPEGPNIGLIGSLATYGRINPFGFVETPYRKVVNGVVTDEVHYLTADDEDRHVIAQANAELKADNTFAEERVLVRVKGGEIEYVAGENVDYMDVSPRQMVSVATALIPFLEHDDANRALMGANMQRQAVPLVRSEAPLVGTGMEWRAAVDAGDVIVSEKPGVVSEVSADLITIAHDDATTGSYRVAKFRRSNQGTSYNQRVLVNEGDRVEAGSVLADGPATDGGELALGRNLLVAFMSWEGHNYEDAIILSQRLVQEDVLSSIHIEEHEVDARDTKLGPEEITRDIPNVSEEVLADLDERGIIRIGAEVNAGDILVGKVTPKGETELTPEERLLRAIFGEKAREVRDTSLKVPHGESGTVIEVRTFNREDGDELPAGVNELVRVYIAQRRKITAGDKLAGRHGNKGVISIILPPEDMPFLEDGTPVDIVLNPMGVPGRMNVGQVLEVHLGWIAKQGWDISLAEGDVQWRDEVPAIAAKSAPGTPVATPVFDGVPEQTLTGLLGSTLPNRDGERMVGHDGKARLFDGRSGEPFPDPVAVGYMYILKLHHLVDDKIHARSTGPYSMITQQPLGGKAQFGGQRFGEMEVWALEAYGAAYTLQELLTIKSDDVPGRVKVYEAIVKGENIPDSGIPESFKVLLKEMQSLCLNVEVLSSDGVSIDMKENDDEVYRAAEELGIDLSRRPNASSVEEI comes from the coding sequence TTGGCTGCCTCGCGCACCCCTTCTGCACCCTCCGCCGACGCCATCGCCACTCGCACCGCTTCTCGCCGCATCTCCTTCGCCAGGATCTCCGAGCCCCTCGAGGTGCCGGACCTGCTCGGGCTGCAGACCGAGAGCTTCGACTGGCTGCTCGGCAACGAGCGCTGGCAGGCCCGGGTGGCCGCCGCGCTCGAGACGGGACGCCAGGACGTCCCGCAGACCGCCGGTCTGGAGGAGATCTTCGAGGAGATCTCCCCGATCGAGGACTTCGGCGGTTCGATGTCCCTCTCCTTCCGCGAGCACCGCTTCGAGCCGGCGAAGTACACGGCCGACGAGTGCAAGGAGAAGGACTTCACCTTCGCCGCACCGCTCTTCGTCACGGCGGAGTTCGTCAACTACACGACTGGTGAGATCAAGAGCCAGACCGTGTTCATGGGCGACTTCCCGCTGATGACCGACAAGGGCACGTTCATCATCAACGGCACCGAGCGTGTCGTCGTCTCCCAGCTGGTCCGCTCGCCGGGCGTGTACTTCGAGCGCGTCGCCGACAAGACCAGCGACAAGGACGTCCTGACCGCGAAGATGATCCCGAGCCGCGGGGCCTGGCTCGAGTTCGAGATCGACAAGCGCGACAACGTCGGTGTGCGCGTCGACCGCAAGCGCAAGCAGAACGCCACCGTGCTGCTCAAGGCGCTCGGCATGACGGACTCCGAGATCCGTGCCGAGTTCGCGGACTTCCCGGCCGTGCTCGACACGCTGGACAAGGACCACGTGCAGACGCAGGACGAGTCCCTGCTCGACCTGTACCGCAAGATCCGCCCGGGCGAGCCGCCGACGGTCGAGGCCGGCCGTGCGCTGCTGGACAACTTCTACTTCAACCCCAAGCGCTACGACCTGGCGAAGGTCGGCCGCTACAAGCTGAACAAGAAGCTGGGCCGCGACGCCGCGCTGAGCGACTCGGTGCTGTCCCGCGAGGACATAGTCGCCACGATCAAGTACCTGGCCAGCCTGCACATCGACCGCACCTCGATGGCGGGCGTGCGCAACGGTGAGGCGATCGAGGTCCGCGTCGAGACGGACGACATCGACCACTTCGGCAACCGGCGCATCCGCGCCGTCGGCGAGCTGATCCAGAACCAGGTCCGCACGGGCCTGTCCCGGATGGAGCGCGTCGTCCGCGAGCGGATGACCACCCAGGACGTCGAGGCGATCACGCCGCAGACCCTGATCAACATCCGGCCGGTCGTCGCCTCCATCAAGGAGTTCTTCGGCACCAGCCAGCTGTCGCAGTTCATGGACCAGAACAACCCGCTCGCCGGCCTGACGCACAAGCGTCGCCTGTCGGCCCTGGGCCCCGGTGGTCTGTCCCGCGACCGCGCCGGCATGGAGGTCCGTGACGTCCACCCGTCGCACTACGGCCGCATGTGCCCGATCGAGACCCCTGAGGGTCCGAACATCGGTCTGATCGGCTCGCTCGCGACCTACGGCCGGATCAACCCGTTCGGCTTCGTGGAGACCCCGTACCGCAAGGTCGTCAACGGTGTCGTCACGGACGAGGTGCACTACCTCACCGCCGACGACGAGGACCGTCACGTCATCGCGCAGGCCAACGCCGAGCTGAAGGCGGACAACACCTTCGCCGAGGAGCGCGTGCTGGTCCGCGTCAAGGGCGGCGAGATCGAGTACGTCGCGGGCGAGAACGTCGACTACATGGACGTCTCCCCGCGGCAGATGGTCTCCGTCGCCACGGCGCTGATCCCGTTCCTCGAGCACGACGACGCCAACCGTGCCCTCATGGGCGCGAACATGCAGCGCCAGGCCGTGCCGCTGGTCCGTTCCGAGGCGCCGCTGGTCGGCACCGGCATGGAGTGGCGTGCGGCGGTCGACGCGGGCGACGTCATCGTCTCCGAGAAGCCGGGTGTGGTCTCCGAGGTCTCGGCCGACCTGATCACCATCGCGCACGACGACGCGACCACCGGCTCCTACCGGGTGGCCAAGTTCCGCCGTTCCAACCAGGGCACCAGCTACAACCAGCGTGTCCTGGTCAACGAGGGCGACCGTGTCGAGGCCGGCTCCGTGCTGGCCGACGGCCCGGCGACGGACGGTGGCGAGCTCGCGCTCGGTCGCAACCTGCTGGTCGCGTTCATGTCGTGGGAGGGCCACAACTACGAGGACGCGATCATCCTGAGCCAGCGCCTGGTGCAGGAGGACGTGCTCTCCTCGATCCACATCGAGGAGCACGAGGTCGACGCCCGCGACACCAAGCTGGGCCCCGAGGAGATCACGCGGGACATCCCGAACGTCTCCGAGGAGGTGCTGGCCGACCTCGACGAGCGCGGGATCATCCGCATCGGCGCCGAGGTGAACGCCGGCGACATCCTGGTCGGCAAGGTCACCCCCAAGGGCGAGACCGAGCTGACCCCGGAGGAGCGCCTGCTGCGCGCGATCTTCGGAGAGAAGGCCCGCGAGGTCCGCGACACGTCGCTGAAGGTGCCGCACGGCGAGTCCGGCACGGTCATCGAGGTGCGCACCTTCAACCGCGAGGACGGCGACGAGCTGCCCGCCGGCGTGAACGAGCTGGTCCGGGTGTACATCGCCCAGCGCCGCAAGATCACTGCCGGTGACAAGCTGGCCGGTCGTCACGGCAACAAGGGCGTCATCTCGATCATCCTGCCCCCCGAGGACATGCCGTTCCTCGAGGACGGGACGCCGGTCGACATCGTCCTGAACCCGATGGGTGTGCCCGGCCGCATGAACGTCGGCCAGGTGCTCGAGGTCCACCTCGGGTGGATCGCCAAGCAGGGCTGGGACATCTCGCTCGCGGAGGGCGACGTGCAGTGGCGGGACGAGGTCCCGGCCATCGCGGCGAAGTCCGCGCCCGGCACCCCGGTCGCCACCCCCGTGTTCGACGGCGTGCCGGAGCAGACCCTCACGGGTCTGCTCGGCTCCACGCTGCCGAACCGCGACGGCGAGCGGATGGTCGGTCACGACGGCAAGGCCCGGCTGTTCGACGGCCGCTCCGGCGAGCCGTTCCCGGACCCGGTGGCCGTCGGCTACATGTACATCCTCAAGCTCCACCACCTGGTCGACGACAAGATCCACGCCCGTTCGACCGGTCCGTACTCGATGATCACGCAGCAGCCCCTGGGCGGTAAGGCCCAGTTCGGTGGCCAGCGGTTCGGCGAGATGGAGGTGTGGGCGCTCGAGGCGTACGGCGCCGCGTACACGTTGCAGGAGCTGCTCACCATCAAGTCCGACGACGTCCCGGGCCGCGTGAAGGTCTACGAGGCGATCGTCAAGGGCGAGAACATCCCCGACTCGGGCATCCCGGAGTCGTTCAAGGTGCTGCTGAAGGAGATGCAGTCGCTCTGCCTGAACGTCGAGGTGCTCTCCTCGGACGGCGTCTCCATCGACATGAAGGAGAACGACGACGAGGTCTACCGCGCGGCGGAGGAGCTCGGCATCGACCTGTCGCGCCGCCCCAACGCGAGCAGCGTCGAAGAGATCTGA